A stretch of the Malus domestica chromosome 08, GDT2T_hap1 genome encodes the following:
- the LOC114826454 gene encoding probable E3 ubiquitin-protein ligase ARI8, with protein sequence MDKKRNLNGDNYIVISSDEESDRSECFEEEDDAVDDEFAFVQEDNIDNTDHYEFSENTDSSHDPNQNYAILKEEEIRQLQEEDITTVSTILSIPKSAACFLLSHFNWSVGKVSEEWFADEDRVREKVGLLRNPVVSFHPTYLITCRICFDDHQYGSKDVFFAVCGHPFCRDCWTGYFKSAIDEGPACLMLRCPEPSCKAAVGPDLIEGLTTGDHERYKSFLLRSYVEGRREIKWCPAPDCKYAVKFNAGGTKSYDVSCLCLYGFCWNCSEEIHRPVNCKTVENWILKNKDDSLNAQWILGNTKPCPKCKKPIEKNQGCNHMTCLNPCRYEFCWYCLEKYTGHRCCNGYNRATGEYTGTDTDKVEAGRDKKRAKRYVEKYLHYYERWANNLSSKKKAIEDLHNVQSTDIMKLAAIQCQSELQLKFIVEAWQQIIECRQVLRWTYAYGYYIPENEELKIQLFEHLQGHAEFSLERLHKCAESEMKEFLFAKGPLESFQDFRIKLVRLTKVTASYFEKLVRALENDLSELDIQGIHRS encoded by the coding sequence ATGGACAAGAAACGCAACCTGAACGGAGACAACTACATCGTCATAAGCAGCGATGAAGAATCGGATCGATCAGAAtgttttgaagaagaagacgacgCAGTGGATGATGAGTTTGCTTTTGTCCAAGAAGACAACATCGACAACACCGATCACTACGAGTTCAGCGAAAATACTGATTCGTCTCATGATCCAAATCAAAACTACGCCATTTTGAAAGAGGAAGAGATTCGCCAACTGCAGGAGGAAGATATCACAACAGTTTCTACTATCCTTTCCATACCGAAATCCGCTGCATGCTTCCTCCTCTCACACTTCAACTGGAGCGTCGGCAAAGTCAGCGAGGAGTGGTTCGCCGACGAAGATAGAGTCAGAGAGAAGGTAGGGTTGTTGAGGAACCCCGTGGTTAGTTTCCATCCCACATATTTGATTACTTGCagaatatgttttgatgatcATCAGTATGGATCGAAGGATGTTTTTTTCGCTGTTTGCGGTCATCCCTTTTGTCGGGATTGCTGGACAGGTTATTTTAAATCAGCGATAGATGAGGGTCCGGCGTGTTTGATGCTGAGATGTCCCGAACCGTCTTGCAAGGCAGCGGTTGGACCGGATTTAATCGAGGGTTTGACGACAGGAGATCATGAGAGGTATAAGTCCTTCCTTTTGAGATCTTACGTTGAAGGGCGCAGGGAGATCAAGTGGTGCCCTGCACCGGATTGCAAGTACGCTGTGAAATTCAATGCAGGTGGAACCAAAAGCTATGACGTTTCGTGCCTTTGCTTGTACGGGTTTTGCTGGAATTGCAGTGAGGAAATTCACCGTCCCGTGAACTGCAAGACTGTGGAAAATTGGATTTTGAAGAACAAGGACGACTCGCTGAATGCGCAGTGGATACTTGGGAATACCAAGCCTTGCCCCAAGTGCAAGAAACCAATCGAGAAGAACCAAGGGTGTAATCAtatgacttgcttaaaccctTGCAGGTATGAATTTTGCTGGTATTGCCTCGAGAAGTATACTGGACATAGATGCTGCAATGGATATAATAGGGCAACTGGTGAATATACTGGAACTGACACGGACAAGGTTGAAGCTGGGAGGGATAAAAAGAGGGCAAAGAGATACGTGGAGAAATACCTACATTATTATGAACGATGGGCAAACAATCTATCTTCGAAGAAGAAAGCAATAGAGGATTTACATAATGTGCAGAGCACGGACATTATGAAGCTTGCCGCCATACAATGTCAATCGGAGCTTCAGCTCAAGTTTATTGTAGAGGCGTGGCAGCAGATCATTGAATGTAGGCAGGTATTGCGATGGACGTATGCATACGGGTACTACATTCCCGAGAATGAAGAACTGAAGATTCAGCTATTCGAGCACTTGCAAGGCCACGCGGAGTTCAGCCTGGAGAGGCTTCACAAATGTGCTGAGAGTGAGATGAAAGAGTTTCTCTTTGCTAAAGGTCCGTTGGAAAGTTTCCAGGACTTTCGTATAAAGCTCGTAAGACTGACAAAGGTGACTGCAAGTTATTTTGAGAAGCTGGTTAGAGCGTTGGAGAATGATCTTTCTGAATTGGACATACAGGGGATTCACAGGTCTTGA